A genomic segment from Halogeometricum sp. S3BR5-2 encodes:
- a CDS encoding AAA family ATPase — protein MKVIGTVGLPGSGKGEAASVAREAGVPVVTMGDVIRSECRERGLEPAEHHGEIATALREEEGPAAIAERSLPLVEVELESSDVVLVDGLRSEHELDRFREAFGEAFVLVSVEAPFEVRAERLSDRGRDDSDVDREALRDREERELGFGMGEVMDRADVVVDNTESLERFRERIRAVLGEDDGESNAAESNGDGAETEPEAGGRT, from the coding sequence ATGAAGGTCATCGGAACCGTCGGGCTCCCCGGAAGCGGAAAGGGGGAGGCCGCGTCGGTCGCCCGCGAGGCGGGGGTCCCCGTCGTGACCATGGGCGACGTGATTCGCTCGGAGTGCCGGGAACGAGGGCTCGAACCCGCCGAGCATCACGGCGAGATAGCGACGGCACTCCGCGAGGAGGAGGGCCCGGCCGCCATCGCCGAGCGCTCGCTACCGCTCGTCGAGGTGGAACTCGAATCGAGTGACGTGGTGCTCGTCGACGGCCTCCGGTCGGAGCACGAACTCGACCGGTTCCGCGAGGCGTTCGGCGAGGCGTTCGTCCTCGTGAGCGTCGAGGCGCCGTTCGAGGTCCGCGCCGAACGCCTCTCGGACCGCGGCCGCGACGACAGCGACGTGGACCGCGAGGCCCTGCGCGACCGCGAGGAGCGCGAACTCGGCTTCGGCATGGGCGAGGTGATGGACCGCGCTGACGTCGTCGTCGACAACACCGAGTCGCTCGAACGGTTCCGCGAGCGAATCCGCGCAGTTCTCGGGGAGGATGATGGCGAGTCCAACGCCGCCGAATCGAACGGCGACGGAGCCGAGACCGAACCCGAAGCGGGGGGTCGGACGTGA
- a CDS encoding FxLYD domain-containing protein, with the protein MTRTRRAVVRGVGIAALAGLAGCSGNSGSGGETTSEAGTGTGTETASSGGGESVEGSVRSSSTPLEITEQTYFEQENVVGVSGSVENTGDSTYSLVKVHLSPMEDDDPRGKFFATTETQNVDQLGPGETWNFVVAFDKSSIESFNQYEVWVTGLQQSETGNGTGTASGGTETAASFE; encoded by the coding sequence ATGACTAGAACTCGTCGGGCGGTCGTCAGAGGTGTCGGAATCGCCGCGCTCGCCGGTCTCGCCGGATGTTCGGGAAACAGCGGAAGCGGCGGCGAAACGACGAGCGAGGCCGGGACGGGAACCGGAACGGAGACGGCGTCGTCGGGCGGAGGCGAATCCGTCGAGGGGAGCGTCAGGTCCTCTTCGACTCCCTTGGAGATAACCGAGCAGACGTACTTCGAGCAGGAGAACGTCGTCGGAGTCTCCGGGTCCGTCGAGAACACCGGCGATTCGACGTACAGCCTCGTGAAGGTGCATCTCTCGCCGATGGAAGACGACGACCCTCGCGGGAAGTTCTTCGCGACGACGGAGACGCAGAACGTCGACCAGTTGGGTCCGGGCGAGACGTGGAACTTCGTGGTCGCGTTCGACAAGTCGTCGATAGAGTCGTTCAACCAGTACGAAGTGTGGGTGACCGGCCTGCAGCAGAGCGAGACGGGCAACGGGACGGGCACGGCGAGCGGCGGCACGGAAACCGCAGCCTCGTTTGAGTAG
- a CDS encoding magnesium transporter has product MTIRDAAVEAYREALPALVASLVGGLIAGVVLTGMRAELREVPGLLVLVPALLATRGNVYGSLGARIATALHQGLIEPRVTAGDRRLRAAAAAALGNGLLASTFAAVAAFLVLTALGAEVAPVGVLVGIAVLAGLMSGVVLIAVVVSVVFAGYRRGRNPDTLVGPIVTTTGDVFGVLFLLVAVRTVLAVVGVL; this is encoded by the coding sequence ATGACCATCCGCGACGCGGCCGTGGAGGCGTACCGCGAAGCCCTCCCGGCCCTCGTCGCGAGCCTCGTCGGGGGGCTCATCGCCGGCGTCGTCCTCACGGGCATGCGCGCGGAACTCCGGGAGGTACCCGGACTGCTCGTCCTCGTCCCCGCCCTCCTCGCCACGCGGGGGAACGTCTACGGGTCGCTCGGCGCCCGCATCGCCACCGCCCTCCACCAGGGGCTCATCGAACCGCGCGTCACCGCCGGGGACCGTCGCCTGCGCGCCGCCGCCGCCGCGGCGCTCGGAAACGGCCTCCTCGCCTCCACGTTCGCCGCCGTCGCGGCCTTCCTCGTCCTCACGGCGCTCGGAGCGGAGGTCGCGCCCGTCGGCGTCCTCGTCGGCATCGCCGTCCTCGCAGGCCTCATGTCGGGGGTCGTCCTCATCGCCGTCGTCGTCAGCGTCGTCTTCGCGGGCTACCGCCGCGGGCGTAACCCCGACACGCTCGTCGGCCCCATCGTGACGACGACGGGCGACGTGTTCGGCGTCCTCTTCCTCCTCGTCGCCGTCCGCACCGTGCTCGCCGTCGTGGGGGTGCTCTGA
- a CDS encoding S8 family peptidase produces the protein MSQEMDAGKFDRRSALKVGGSLFAGLAVGSVPTAAADAGRFLLKPKSNAGLGGLTVEKELPALEYVAVSGSEREAKRQSTAYAPDPTLEPTRPAVGTETPSSRGAAEARDEPLYDLQWDKQDLDVPEAQDVTRGEGVRVSVVDSGIAADHPDLDGVNLDLSENFSGDGLGVGAPYGGYHGTHVSGIVAATDTNDLGVVGTAPGAELVDCRVFSHGGGAPFSVVLSALLHSVEVDSDVTNVSLGAYSPRSDYVDDGRFGQFYGRLLNRTLTHAKREGTLVVMSAGNNGADLQHDKRWLSLPNEGAQGLSVAATGPVGFKWGAEGRREPYQSPAFYTNYGTNAVDLAAPGGDADQSATDTDVPWYRDLVLSTVATFERDEDGEIIGGPTYGWDWAAGTSMAAPNVSGAAALVKANNPEFGPARVESALKRAAEVPEGYDKAYYGSGYLNVVDAL, from the coding sequence GTGTCACAAGAGATGGATGCGGGGAAATTCGACAGGCGCAGCGCGCTCAAAGTCGGCGGTTCGCTCTTCGCCGGACTCGCGGTGGGGAGCGTTCCGACCGCGGCGGCGGACGCCGGTCGGTTCCTGCTGAAGCCGAAGTCTAACGCCGGACTCGGGGGGTTGACCGTCGAGAAGGAACTCCCGGCGCTCGAATACGTCGCGGTCAGCGGTTCGGAACGGGAGGCGAAAAGGCAGTCCACGGCCTACGCGCCGGACCCGACGCTGGAACCGACGCGCCCGGCCGTCGGGACGGAGACGCCCTCGTCACGGGGAGCGGCCGAGGCGCGGGACGAACCGCTCTACGACCTCCAGTGGGACAAACAGGACCTCGACGTGCCGGAGGCGCAGGACGTGACGCGCGGCGAGGGCGTCCGCGTCTCCGTCGTCGACTCCGGTATCGCGGCGGACCACCCCGACTTGGACGGCGTGAACCTCGACCTCTCGGAGAACTTCAGCGGCGACGGCCTCGGCGTCGGCGCTCCGTACGGCGGCTACCACGGCACGCACGTCTCCGGCATCGTCGCCGCGACGGACACGAACGACCTCGGCGTCGTCGGCACCGCTCCCGGCGCCGAGTTGGTCGACTGCCGCGTCTTCTCGCACGGGGGAGGAGCGCCCTTCTCGGTGGTCCTCTCCGCTCTTCTCCACAGCGTCGAGGTGGACTCGGACGTGACGAACGTGAGCCTCGGCGCGTACTCGCCGCGAAGCGACTACGTGGACGACGGGCGGTTCGGGCAATTCTACGGGCGACTCCTCAACCGCACTCTGACGCACGCCAAGCGGGAGGGGACGCTGGTCGTGATGTCCGCCGGGAACAACGGCGCCGACCTGCAACACGACAAACGGTGGCTCAGCCTGCCGAACGAGGGCGCGCAGGGTCTCAGCGTCGCCGCGACCGGTCCCGTCGGGTTCAAGTGGGGCGCGGAAGGAAGGCGGGAACCGTACCAGAGTCCGGCGTTCTACACGAACTACGGCACGAACGCGGTCGACCTCGCGGCGCCCGGCGGCGACGCCGACCAGTCGGCCACGGACACCGACGTCCCCTGGTACCGTGACTTGGTTCTCAGCACCGTGGCGACGTTCGAACGCGACGAGGACGGCGAGATAATCGGCGGCCCCACCTACGGGTGGGACTGGGCCGCGGGCACCTCGATGGCGGCGCCGAACGTCTCCGGGGCCGCCGCGCTGGTGAAGGCGAACAATCCCGAGTTCGGCCCGGCGCGGGTGGAGTCGGCGCTCAAGCGGGCCGCGGAGGTGCCCGAGGGCTACGACAAGGCCTACTACGGATCCGGCTATCTGAACGTCGTCGACGCCCTGTAG
- a CDS encoding DUF7475 family protein, translating to MASQSTAASESSLLSLPSNNLAYIGVVATLVSALIHLYLAPTVMGFDPTTGVLFYLNALGWLVGVALFFTRYWRRSLHLVAAGYAVLTIVAYFAMGGPTNPMAIASKVAEAVVALVAGYLYASA from the coding sequence ATGGCCAGTCAATCGACTGCCGCCTCCGAGTCCTCGCTGCTGAGCCTTCCATCGAACAACCTCGCGTACATCGGCGTCGTCGCCACTCTCGTCTCCGCGCTCATCCACCTGTACCTCGCCCCGACGGTGATGGGCTTCGACCCGACGACGGGCGTCCTGTTCTACCTGAACGCGCTGGGGTGGCTCGTCGGCGTCGCCCTGTTTTTCACCCGCTACTGGCGGCGCTCGCTCCACCTCGTCGCCGCCGGCTACGCCGTCCTGACTATCGTCGCCTACTTCGCCATGGGCGGGCCGACGAACCCGATGGCAATCGCCTCGAAAGTCGCCGAAGCGGTCGTCGCCCTCGTCGCCGGCTACCTCTACGCGTCGGCGTAG
- a CDS encoding YccF domain-containing protein yields MNERSLLVRALWFLLVGWWATPVVINAAWALNATVILLPIGIKVINLVPTVLTLKEPRSLSAPESARGQRSLLVRAVYFVLVGWWLSFFWANLAAFLAITVVGLPVAYWMLNRLPFVTSLYRFHG; encoded by the coding sequence ATGAACGAACGCTCCCTGCTGGTCCGCGCGCTGTGGTTCCTGCTCGTCGGCTGGTGGGCGACGCCCGTCGTCATCAACGCCGCGTGGGCGCTGAACGCCACCGTGATTCTCCTCCCCATCGGCATCAAGGTGATAAATCTCGTCCCGACCGTCCTGACGCTGAAGGAACCGCGGTCGCTGTCGGCGCCCGAATCCGCGCGCGGCCAGCGCTCGCTCCTCGTCCGCGCCGTCTACTTCGTCCTCGTCGGCTGGTGGCTCAGTTTCTTTTGGGCCAATCTGGCGGCGTTCCTGGCCATAACGGTCGTCGGCCTGCCCGTCGCCTACTGGATGCTCAACCGCCTGCCGTTCGTCACGTCGCTGTACCGCTTCCACGGCTGA
- a CDS encoding magnesium transporter has product MPTEWTVRDITRAMLPVLLALTLVELGSGLVLGSFESQLYRYPTLLALVPVTIGTAGNLGSILAARLSTAFHLGTLSFDPTDEELAGNALATVALSVTVFPVVGAGAWLLTSLVGGTALPVQTVLTVSLASGVVLAVLAVAVTLAATYAAYRFELDPDDVVIPLVTNSCDVLGVLVLFASVQVFV; this is encoded by the coding sequence GTGCCGACCGAGTGGACCGTCCGCGACATCACGCGGGCGATGCTCCCCGTCCTCCTGGCGCTCACGCTCGTGGAACTCGGCAGCGGACTCGTCCTCGGGAGCTTCGAGTCCCAACTGTATCGATACCCGACGCTCCTCGCTCTCGTCCCGGTCACCATCGGCACCGCCGGGAACCTGGGAAGCATCCTCGCGGCGCGGCTCTCCACCGCGTTCCACCTCGGGACGCTCTCGTTCGACCCGACGGACGAGGAACTGGCGGGCAACGCCCTCGCCACCGTCGCCCTCTCCGTCACCGTCTTTCCCGTCGTCGGCGCGGGCGCGTGGCTCCTCACCTCGCTGGTCGGGGGGACGGCGCTTCCGGTTCAGACCGTCCTCACGGTATCGCTCGCCTCGGGCGTCGTCCTCGCCGTCCTCGCCGTCGCCGTCACGCTGGCGGCGACGTACGCGGCCTACCGGTTCGAACTCGACCCCGACGACGTGGTCATCCCGCTGGTGACGAACTCCTGCGACGTGCTCGGAGTGCTGGTGCTGTTCGCGTCGGTGCAGGTGTTCGTGTAG
- a CDS encoding RNA-binding domain-containing protein yields the protein MIYSAHARIVVPVRDTEVTDRVEDAVRNIFPNVEFEREAGQIVGETHSLEQFSEKLHEQAILDTARREFTKRGDESGFSFALKKQAAFKGVVNFSVGNPDELGDIEVHVTVENPSVDEFVDHLAPPTEDGKPVRSEDRE from the coding sequence GTGATCTACAGCGCCCACGCGCGAATCGTCGTCCCGGTGCGCGACACCGAGGTGACGGACCGCGTCGAGGACGCCGTGCGCAACATCTTCCCGAACGTGGAGTTCGAGCGAGAGGCGGGACAGATAGTCGGCGAGACGCACTCGCTCGAACAGTTCTCCGAGAAACTGCACGAGCAGGCTATCCTCGACACGGCCCGGCGGGAGTTCACCAAGCGGGGCGACGAGTCGGGGTTCTCCTTCGCGCTGAAGAAGCAGGCGGCGTTCAAGGGCGTCGTCAACTTCTCGGTCGGCAACCCCGACGAACTGGGCGACATCGAGGTGCACGTCACCGTCGAGAACCCGAGCGTCGACGAGTTCGTCGACCACCTCGCGCCGCCGACGGAGGACGGCAAGCCCGTCCGGTCCGAGGACCGAGAGTAA
- a CDS encoding nucleoside recognition protein, which yields MQSADAFADLSAELWPVAVEVAPRVARIAVLVAVGVFVANLAVGFGLVRYVAGLSKYLTRPANLPDEVGTAILTTAASPTAGYGMLAEFRESGRLDDTATLVAVTINTFFGFVQHIFTFYAPVLIPILGLRVGLLYVGARAAISLAITLTGVLAGAVLLSEGSVRSSSAPDSGDTSVAESTDAAETDGGAAAFDDGPETTRGVVREAAEKTWPKLTRLIPRLAVVYLLVTLLVETVNLREFTAAAEPLTTLLGLPGAAVPVIAVFAFDTTVGAATIAPLVGEAFTPRTAVATMLVGGIVSFAVSTFKRSIPFQYGIWGARFGSKVVAVNTALKVVFIGVALVVLLAP from the coding sequence GTGCAGTCCGCCGACGCCTTCGCCGACCTCTCGGCCGAACTCTGGCCCGTCGCCGTCGAGGTAGCGCCACGCGTCGCCCGCATCGCGGTTCTCGTCGCCGTCGGCGTCTTCGTCGCCAACCTCGCCGTCGGATTCGGCCTCGTCCGGTACGTCGCGGGCCTCTCGAAGTACCTCACCCGGCCCGCCAACCTCCCGGACGAGGTGGGAACGGCCATCCTCACAACCGCTGCCTCTCCGACCGCAGGCTACGGCATGCTCGCGGAGTTCCGCGAGTCCGGGCGATTAGACGACACCGCCACGCTCGTCGCCGTCACGATAAACACGTTCTTCGGCTTCGTCCAGCACATCTTCACCTTCTACGCGCCCGTGCTGATTCCCATCCTCGGTCTCCGCGTCGGCCTCTTGTACGTCGGGGCGCGCGCGGCCATCTCGCTGGCTATCACGCTCACCGGCGTCCTCGCCGGGGCGGTATTGCTCTCCGAGGGGAGCGTCCGTTCGTCGTCCGCCCCCGATTCGGGCGATACGAGCGTCGCAGAGTCGACGGACGCCGCGGAGACGGACGGCGGCGCGGCCGCCTTCGACGACGGCCCGGAGACGACTCGCGGCGTCGTCCGCGAGGCGGCCGAGAAGACGTGGCCGAAACTGACTCGCCTCATCCCGCGTCTGGCCGTCGTCTACCTCCTCGTCACCCTCCTCGTGGAGACGGTGAACCTCCGCGAGTTCACCGCCGCCGCCGAACCGCTCACGACGCTGCTCGGCTTGCCCGGCGCGGCGGTGCCGGTCATCGCCGTGTTCGCCTTCGACACCACCGTCGGCGCGGCGACCATCGCGCCCCTCGTCGGCGAGGCGTTCACCCCGCGGACCGCGGTGGCGACGATGCTCGTCGGCGGCATCGTCTCCTTCGCCGTCTCGACGTTCAAGCGCTCCATCCCGTTCCAGTACGGCATCTGGGGGGCGCGCTTCGGGTCGAAGGTCGTCGCCGTCAACACCGCGCTGAAAGTCGTCTTCATCGGCGTCGCACTGGTCGTCCTGCTGGCGCCCTGA